The genomic stretch gctctatgcatgtgccgcaagatttgatgtgacagaacatcttgaaaagtttttggtttttgggtgaaccaaATAAGGCCTAATTGAGAAGTCAAATAaattcaaatttgaccaaatctatATAAATTATTACTAACATTGATGATAACAGATAGATagctatgaaatatatttttttgcagCAAATCCATttgttagagatataaataataataataaatactaTTTTCTTTAGATTTGATCAAGCTTGATAAAGTTTGACTCATTCCAaatctatatatttttttcttggaCCCGTGGGAGCATTTTCTCAGAAATCTGACGGTGTCCATCGGCCAGACGTCAGCGTGAGAGTAATAAATAGTGCGGCTAAACAACTCTTCCGGATCAAATCAATATCCTTAACAAAATCCAGGCATAAATAAAAGAGCATAAAGGccggccggcccggcccggccccaCCATCTCTTCCGCCAACCTCGCCCGCTTCCCCCTCTCACACtaccacctcctccgcctcccaCGCAAGCTCCACCGCGCTCCCACTCGTTCGTcgcaccgcaccgcaccgcacTGCACGCCGCGCCTCCCCCACCTCGCACCTCCCAAGTCCTGAAGTCCCACCCACAGACACTCCCAAACCCTTCTCCCCGCGCGCTCCCTCCAGCATGGGCAATTGCTCCCCgtccccgcgccgccgccgccgcccgacgGAGCCGGGCTCGCCGGCGCTCGGCAGCAACGTGTCCGCGCCCACCGTGACGGTCAactccgtctccgtctccacCTACGCGCTCGCCAGATCCCCCTCCGTCTCCGCCGCCGCGGTGGACGCCGAGGACGCCGGCGTCGTGCGCGTCTACGGCTCCGACGGGTGCCCCGTCGCGTGGCGCCTCCGCGTCTCGCTCCTCTACAAGGCGGCGGCGCCCCTCCACTTCACGCCCTCCGAGGCGGCCCCGCTCGGCCGCCCCGTGCTCCGACTCTCCGCCGCCGACCCGGAGGTCTGCGGCACCGCCGACGAGCTGCTGCGCCTGGTGGACGCGCGGTTCGAGGGCAAGCCGCGCGTCGCGCCGCCGGAGAGGCCCCGCGCGGCGTCTCCgtcggccgcggccgccgcggagGTCGCCGAGCTGGTGCGGCTGCAGCACCGCAGCGCCGAGCGGCACCTCGAGGGCGTGGCGGCGAAGGTGGCGGAGATGGTTAAGAAAGGGAAGAAGTCCGGGAAGGGCAGGAATGTTGTGGAGGGCGCTGAGGTCAGGAGGCTCGGCAAGTGGTACGGGGACGCAATGGAGGTGATGCTGGAGCACGCAAGGATGGAGGAGACCCTCATCTTCCCTGACATACAGAGGGCATCGTTTCCAGGTCGATTTGGGTTTGATCTATTTTATTTGTGCTGCATTGCATTATGCTCTTAATTTTCCTTGATGTTCATAGAGGTTTAGGGTACTTGTCTCTCGTTGCTAATGTGCATTGGCGTTTTTGAGGATTTGTTATGGGCCTGCTTTCTTTCTGCACTGACCGTTTCCTGTCGCAAAAAAGCCGTGCATCTGCGTCTAGACATTGAAGCACTGCTTCAATTCGTAGTTAATCTATTTTGCGTGCGTTGGTTATTTTCAGGAGTCGTTCACGGTTCATGTTCACTTGTGCTGGCAAGTTTTCAGAAGTTTTTTATTTATGTGTTCCTGTACTTTGGTCCAAAGCATGTATTCCCCTTATCCCCCTACCACTCTAGCTGTACAGGTCACCCTTTATTCTGATTGGTAAAAGCAGCTAACAAAATTTGGCAATGTAATGTACTGTACTAGAGCAAAGCTAAACATTTGGCAGTTTCCAAGTGAAAAACAAACGGCCTTTGAGAGAATCGGGCTAACTGACTCCCACACCGGAAGTCAGAACCACCGCATTCGCATCAAATGCCCGTCTTATTGAACATTTATTTAATCGGCAACTGCTTGCATACTGATATGATTAAGATCTAATCTTATCTGACACCAATATTTTTGTGTGACAAGGGGTGTGCGATAAGGTTAACGAGCAGCATGGGAGGCACCTGCCAATGATGAATGGAATCAAGGAGGATATAAAAACACTGCTGACGTTGGAATTAGGGAGCCCCCTATTCCATGAAGTGGCGGTCAACCTCTCGGTTCGCCTCAAAGCGTTGCAGGTACAGTCCCTGTGGTATTCAATAACTGCATTGGTTGTTCTTTATCTGCCTACTGTGCATTGCTTGTGAAACCTTTCTACTTCAGAATATACACTAGTGTTAGGCTTTCTGGTGGTAGAAGCTTGTATTTAGTTATGAATGCCATGCTTGAAAGAATAGGCAAGCACCATCTTAGGTGTCTTCTGAAGTGAGCCATATGGAAACCTTCGACTGCTTAGTAGGTTTTGCAAACTTCATCTTTTGTAACTTTCAAGGCTTTTACATCCCTTCAGGCAAAAGCTATAATTTGTTGGTGTGGATGTTACCCTGTCCTAATCTGTATCCCTACCATGAGATATTCTCTTGGAAAGGAGTAACCGAAAGTGATATGGAACAGAGAATGATGATGGGACCATTCACCATGTTACCAAAGGATAAAATTGATTCCTTTCGTCCTCAAGTGGAAAAGTTTGTTATATTGCACTATTTATACTTGCACTTTTCATTGAATTGGATTGGAAGATCATGTAGGTCCTGGATAAGGACCACTTCCAACCTATTGTCTCTAAAACTCGCATGGCCTGTTGTCAAATTGGGTCTGGATTCACCACCATATGCTTTACAGCATAATGCTATCTTCACAGTTCTACTGCATTACTATTGTGCATGCTGGGAAAAGTTTTAAAGGAAAAAGTAAAGTAGGCGGCAGTCTGTGTCATTCTCAGCCTGTTTGATCTGGAAAACTGGCCAAAAGATAGCACGGGAAGTTTAATGTTTTGAGATTTGATAGGAATCCACCACCATGGCGTTAGCATACAGCTCTCCTTTTTATTGGAAACTTGGAAGGTGTGTATTGTGTAATGAAAGTTGAGGGAAGAAAGTAGGGTGCAGCCTGGCCCAAGCAATTAAGAAATGATTGCTTTGCATGACAATAAAGGTTTCAGCATTTTGTGCTCATTACAGCTGGCCCTATTTCACATGTTCCTAGCAAGCTTTTGAAAAGAATTTGACATAGGTCTGGAGGCCATTTACCACAAATGGTGCAATCATCACGAGCACTCCCATTCCATTCAGTGTGTGGGTTTATGTTGCTTTGAGCTGGTTACTGATAGCATGGGTTGATAAATGTTAAGGCAAAATTAGCCAGCAATTTGGCTATGAACCAGCTAAGAAACTTTAGGCTCTTAGTGGCCTTTGAAGtttgttttgattttttttcttaataTAATATTGTGTACTGATGCATACTTGCGAGGACAATGAGAAATTTGTCCATAGAATATCCTACTAACTATTTAGAAATGAGCTCATTGCAGTATGATTGCAGTGCTGACTTTTATAAATCACAATTGATTATGTACTCATTACCAAGTCTGTTGACAATAACCAATACTCCATAtctggatcattttctaataaaCTCAATGAGCCATTACAACTCCTAGGCAGTGAGCTTGTAaattcatctctctctctctctctctctctctctcttcgagTTTGGTGTACTTCTGATATCTATCAAACATTGGCAGGATCACACCAAAGAGCACTTCAAGGAAGAAGAGAGTGACCTCCTCCCACGGCTAGAACAAGTACGACGGATGCAGCGGGAGGAGGGGAAGGTTTCTGACAAGTCTAGTTCTGCATGGGCTTCGGAGGCGGTAGCTACAATGGAGATGACACACTCGAAGCTCTTCCCCTTCTTCATGACTGGTCTCCTTCCTCAGGAGGCCATGCAATACTTGGACCTAGTGTGCCGATGCACGAAGAACACGCGCCATCTGGTCTCCATGCTCAGATCTCTTGCAGAGCGCCTTGAAGACGCAAACCCGTCAATTATACACAACAACCCTACCAAACTGTATGAGCACCTACTTGTAAAGTCCCCATAAGCCTGAAACCCCTCTGTGCAGCGATGCGGCATGTGTTAAATTGTGAATGCTAACCTTTTTTTTCTTGCTTGTAGTGCAGCTAATGTATTTGAGTTATTTGAACGATTGTGAAAGCGTGGCGTGTATAGCTTATTGTGTTATCCCAGCGTGAGTAACTACACGGAAAAAATGGAAGTGATTGAAATGGGCATGGATTGTTTCTGAACTACAGT from Sorghum bicolor cultivar BTx623 chromosome 3, Sorghum_bicolor_NCBIv3, whole genome shotgun sequence encodes the following:
- the LOC8058951 gene encoding uncharacterized protein LOC8058951: MGNCSPSPRRRRRPTEPGSPALGSNVSAPTVTVNSVSVSTYALARSPSVSAAAVDAEDAGVVRVYGSDGCPVAWRLRVSLLYKAAAPLHFTPSEAAPLGRPVLRLSAADPEVCGTADELLRLVDARFEGKPRVAPPERPRAASPSAAAAAEVAELVRLQHRSAERHLEGVAAKVAEMVKKGKKSGKGRNVVEGAEVRRLGKWYGDAMEVMLEHARMEETLIFPDIQRASFPGVCDKVNEQHGRHLPMMNGIKEDIKTLLTLELGSPLFHEVAVNLSVRLKALQDHTKEHFKEEESDLLPRLEQVRRMQREEGKVSDKSSSAWASEAVATMEMTHSKLFPFFMTGLLPQEAMQYLDLVCRCTKNTRHLVSMLRSLAERLEDANPSIIHNNPTKLYEHLLVKSP